The window TGAAGGAGAGCGACATCCTCGGCATCATCGAAACTGCCGCCGAGCTCAAAAAGGCGGCGTAAGCAACCAACCCGATCTTCGGTTCAATCGAAAGAAGAGAAAGGAGCAGGCCAGATGGCTGCGAAAGAAGTAAAGTTTGCGTCGGATGCGCGTGATCGCATGCTCCGCGGCGTGGATACGCTTGCAAATGCGGTCAAGGTAACTCTCGGCCCCAAGGGCCGCAACGTGGTGATCGAGAAGAGCTTCGGTGCTCCTCGTATCACCAAGGATGGCGTCACTGTCGCCAAGGAAATCGAACTCAAGGACAAGTTCGAAAACATGGGCGCACAGATGCTGCGCGAAGTCGCCAGCAAGCAGAACGACAAGGCGGGTGATGGCACCACCACCGCCACCGTTCTTGCCCAGGCCATCGTGCGCGAAGGTGCCAAGGCGGTTGCTGCCGGCATGAATCCGATGGACCTGAAGCGCGGTATCGACCTCGCCGTCGGCACCGTGGTCAAGGACCTCGAAAGCCATGCCAAGAAGGTGTCCGCCAACAGCGAAATTGCACAGGTCGCGACCATTTCCGCCAATGGCGACGAAACCGTCGGTCGCATCCTTGCTGAAGCCATGGACAAAGTCGGCAACGAAGGCGTGATCACGGTCGAGGAAGCCAAGAGCCTCGAAACCGAGCTCGAAACGGTCGAGGGCATGCAGTTCGATCGCGGCTATCTCTCGCCCTACTTCGTGACCAACGCCGAAAAGCTGAAGGTGGAACTCGAGGATCCCTACATCCTCATCCATGAGAAGAAGCTGTCGAACCTGCAGGCGCTGATCCCGCTGCTCGAACAGGTCGTGCAGTCGGGCAAGCCGTTGCTGATCATCGCGGAGGATGTCGAAGGCGAAGCCCTGGCTACCCTAGTGGTCAACAAGCTGCGCGGCGGCCTCAAGGTCGCGGCGGTCAAGGCACCCGGCTTCGGCGATCGCCGCAAGGCCATGCTGGAGGATATTGCCATCCTCACCGCCGGCAATGTGGTCAGCGAGGAACTCGGCACCAAGCTGGAAAATGTCACGATCGGCATGCTCGGCCGGGCCAAGAAGGTCATCATCGACAAGGACAACACCACCATCGTCGATGGTGCCGGTAACAAGGCCGACATCGACGCCCGGGTCAACCAGATCCGCGCCCAGATCGAGACCACGACCAGCGACTACGACCGTGAAAAGCTGCAGGAACGCGTGGCTAAGTTGGCTGGCGGCGTTGCCGTCATCCGCGTCGGCGGTGCGACCGAAGTCGAGGTCAAGGAGCGCAAGGACCGTGTCGACGACGCGCTGCACGCAACCCGTGCTGCTGTCGAGGAAGGAATCCTGCCAGGTGGCGGTATCGCCCTGCTGCGCGCACTCAAGTCGCTGGAGGGCCTCAAGGCCGCCAATGACGACCAGCAGTCGGGTATCGACATCGTGCGTCGCGCCCTGCGCGCCCCAGCTCGCCAGATCGCCGAAAACGCGGGTGAAGACGGTGCCTATATCGTCGGCAAGCTGCTCGAAGGCGACGACTACAACCATGGCTTCAACGCCGCGACCGGCGAATATGAAGACCTGGTCAAGTCGGGTGTCATCGATCCGGCGAAGGTGGTGCGCACGGCGCTGCAGGATGCGGCTTCGGTCGCCTCGCTGCTGATCACCACCGAGGCGCTGGTAGCCGAACTGCCCAAGGAGGACACGCCCGCACCGATGCCGGCGATGGACTTCTAACAGGATGGGAGAGCGCGGCCTCAAGCCGCGCTCTCCCACCTTCCACGCACGGCTGGCGGCAGTGCTGCTTCGGCGCCTGCTGAGCAAGGCAGGCTCCAAGCACGGCAACATCGGAGGACTGGTCGAATGCGAGAGGAGGAGATGATGACCGACAGGTACCTGGACTATCTTTCACGCGAACATGCGCGGCTAGAGGACGAGATCCGGCTTGAAAGCAAACGACCCCGGCCTGACGAAGTTCTGATTGCCCGCCTGAAGAAGCTCAAACTGGCGCTCAAGGACCAGATGCAAGGCTGGGCTCCGATCCCGCGAGCAGCGATCCGTTGACCGCGTAAACGGTCTGGATCCAATCATATTCACTCCTGGAAGAAGGCCAGGCGCACCTCTATCGGTGCGCCTGATTTTCTCTTGCAAAAAACTGATAACAAACTGAAAAAATTTCATCGGGTCTTGAAACTAATTGCGCGTTTCCCAATTTTATCAGTGCCGGATGCCATAACGGGTCCGGTTGGACAGAGGGCGTCGGCTCTTGGTTCCCCGCGCCTCTTATGCCCAGATTGCTCAACAAGGAGGATTTGGAAATGAGAACTGCATTTGATTTGACCCCCTATCGCCGCTCCACGGTCGGCTTCGATCGGCTTTTCGATGCGCTCGAGAACAGCTTCCGCGCCGAGACGCAGGACAGCTATCCACCCTTCGACATCGTTCGAACCGGCGAAGACAGCTACCGGATCACTCTGGCGGTTGCCGGCTTCCGTCCGGACGAAATCGATATCACTGCACAGCAGAACCAGCTCGTCATTTCCGGTCAGAAGACCCAGAAGGACGAAGACGGTGTCGAATTCGTTCACCGCGGTATTGCCGCCCGCGCGTTCGAGCGCCGGTTCCAGCTGGCCGACTATGTCGAAGTGCGCGATGCGAACTACGAGCACGGCATGTTGACGATCAATCTCCAGCGGATCGTCCCTGAATCGCTCAAGCCCCGCAAGATCGCCATGCGAAGCCGTGAGCATGTCAATGACGACACGCCGCAGCTGACCGAAGACAAGGCGGCCTAAGCCTCAACCACCGGGCAAATCCTCGGCGGGGTGGGTGCAATCGCGCCTGCCCCGCTTGACGAAGCTTGCCTGAACCAGTCGGTAAATAGGAGGAATGTCGAGATGGCTATTCACGATCTCTTTCCCTGGAAAAGCCAGGGCTAGGACATTGCTCCCCGGCAGGAGGAGCGGGTCGATCATCCGGTGATGTCGCTTCATCGGGATATCAATCGCTTGTTCGACGACATGTCTTGACGCTTGTCCATGCCCTCGCCGCCTTCCATCGGGCGCAGCCTTGGCTGGCCGCGGGTCGAGCTATCGGAGAACGACAAGGAAATCCGGGTCACGGCCGAGTTGCCGGACATAGAGGAAAAGGACATCGAAATCAGCCTGGACGATCACCAGCTGGTGATCCGGGGCGAAAAGAAGTCCGAAACCAGTGACGAGGAACGCGGCTATTCCGAACGCAGCTATGGCCGCTTCGAGCGTCGCATCGGCCTGCCCTCGCAGATCGACGAGGAGAAGGTTGAGGCGGCCTTCCGTAATGGTGTTCTCACCGTTACGGTTCCGCGCACCGCAGAAGCGGCAAAGTTACGCAAGACGATCTCGATCAACGCCGGTTGATGGCAGCCGTGAGTGCCGGTCTCCCCAATGGGACCGCCCCCTCTTCATGCGTTAGCTTCCCGGTTCAAGTTCGAGCCTGACCGTTCGCTCTTCGCCGCCGCGTATCAGCGTGAGCTCGACGCTTTGTCCGACCCGAAAATCGTCAAGCCGGGCGAGCAGATCGCCGACTCTAGAAACGGGTTTGCCGTTCAAAGCGGTAACGATGTCCCCTGGAACGACACCGCGCCTCGTGCGCTGGGCAGCAACCAGACCGGCGCGATCCGCTGATGAACCGGGATCGACCCGCAAGAGAAAAACCCCTTCGATCCCCGAAGCACGTTTGAGCCGATCGTTGATATCGTCATCGCTTTCAACGCCAAGGCTGGGCCGCGTGTAGCGACCCTCGGAAATCAGCTGCGGCACGACCCGCATGA of the Qipengyuania gaetbuli genome contains:
- the groL gene encoding chaperonin GroEL (60 kDa chaperone family; promotes refolding of misfolded polypeptides especially under stressful conditions; forms two stacked rings of heptamers to form a barrel-shaped 14mer; ends can be capped by GroES; misfolded proteins enter the barrel where they are refolded when GroES binds), with the translated sequence MAAKEVKFASDARDRMLRGVDTLANAVKVTLGPKGRNVVIEKSFGAPRITKDGVTVAKEIELKDKFENMGAQMLREVASKQNDKAGDGTTTATVLAQAIVREGAKAVAAGMNPMDLKRGIDLAVGTVVKDLESHAKKVSANSEIAQVATISANGDETVGRILAEAMDKVGNEGVITVEEAKSLETELETVEGMQFDRGYLSPYFVTNAEKLKVELEDPYILIHEKKLSNLQALIPLLEQVVQSGKPLLIIAEDVEGEALATLVVNKLRGGLKVAAVKAPGFGDRRKAMLEDIAILTAGNVVSEELGTKLENVTIGMLGRAKKVIIDKDNTTIVDGAGNKADIDARVNQIRAQIETTTSDYDREKLQERVAKLAGGVAVIRVGGATEVEVKERKDRVDDALHATRAAVEEGILPGGGIALLRALKSLEGLKAANDDQQSGIDIVRRALRAPARQIAENAGEDGAYIVGKLLEGDDYNHGFNAATGEYEDLVKSGVIDPAKVVRTALQDAASVASLLITTEALVAELPKEDTPAPMPAMDF
- a CDS encoding DUF465 domain-containing protein, which codes for MTDRYLDYLSREHARLEDEIRLESKRPRPDEVLIARLKKLKLALKDQMQGWAPIPRAAIR
- a CDS encoding Hsp20/alpha crystallin family protein, with protein sequence MPSPPSIGRSLGWPRVELSENDKEIRVTAELPDIEEKDIEISLDDHQLVIRGEKKSETSDEERGYSERSYGRFERRIGLPSQIDEEKVEAAFRNGVLTVTVPRTAEAAKLRKTISINAG
- a CDS encoding Hsp20 family protein → MRTAFDLTPYRRSTVGFDRLFDALENSFRAETQDSYPPFDIVRTGEDSYRITLAVAGFRPDEIDITAQQNQLVISGQKTQKDEDGVEFVHRGIAARAFERRFQLADYVEVRDANYEHGMLTINLQRIVPESLKPRKIAMRSREHVNDDTPQLTEDKAA